A genomic stretch from Microplitis mediator isolate UGA2020A chromosome 10, iyMicMedi2.1, whole genome shotgun sequence includes:
- the LOC130676223 gene encoding uncharacterized protein LOC130676223 isoform X1, with product MSSLMASHDLHLMMIELAVDKLFVPKITVFDSAIIKKSVIMFRILDSNWTLLESQYETSESNDSNNQEQKFHSGKSVVFAISEAVLKYTGTLNLNIDIQVFKENPKYIEMDRYFNVGFVKIETENLFCGIIKELNERKEMKNFFTYYHPREPISKSMKKTYIIDGSSMKLNEPASISIYTRLSYFGKSIITEIEAISDREFHVREETCEGQPYRCREVSHEQSEAGWLGVRSFKPSADQRNLICVCDMSIQSGVKAIAESLSTHEHQQQKQKQKQKHQDNSSIEWKEIPYNIILEGIEKKKFIMENRDDENSSTSSAAAAAFAALTKGMRDKQNNNNNNIRMKNTKRMGKLKRSTRQNGNVEKDDGYGRGKGKGKGNGKIKVKKSSGEIEGKL from the exons atgtctTCGTTAATGGCTTCACACGATTTACATTTGATGATGATCGAGTTGGCAGTTGATAAg ttatTTGTACCAAAAATCACAGTATTTGATTcagcaataataaaaaaatctgtaataATGTTTCGTATACTCGACAGTAATTGGACTCTCCTTGAATCTCAATATGAAACCTCTGAATCGAACGATTCCAATAATCAAGAGCAAAAATTCCATAGTGGTAAATCAGTAGTATTTGCTATTTCCGAAGCCGTTTTGAAATACACAGGTACACTCAATCTCAATATCGATATACAAGTTTTCAAAGAGAATCCAAAATACATAGAAATGGATCGTTATTTCAACGTAGGATTTGTTAAAATAGAAACAGAAAACCTTTTTTGtggaataataaaggaattAAATGAACGCAAagagatgaaaaattttttcacatattATCATCCACGGGAGCCCATTTCCAA ATCTATGAAGAAAACTTATATTATTGATGGAAGCAGTATGAAATTAAATGAACCAGCATCAATAAGCATTTACACCCGTTTAAGTTACTTCGGTAAATCAATAATCACTGAAATAGAAGCTATTTCAGATAGGGAATTCCATGTACGGGAGGAAACATGTGAGGGTCAGCCTTATCGATGCCGCGAAGTGAGCCATGAACAATCGGAAGCTGGTTGGTTGGGTGTTAGAAGCTTTAAACCATCAGCAGACCAACGGAATCTGATATGCGTTTGCGATATGAGCATCCAATCGGGCGTCAAAGCTATCGCTGAGTCTCTGAGTACACACGAGCATCAACAGCAAAAGCAAAAGCAAAAGCAGAAGCACCAGGATAATAGTAGTATAGAGTGGAAGGAAATACCTTACAACATAATACTTGagggaatagaaaaaaaaaaatttataatggaaAATCGCGATGACGAAAATTCTTCTACTTCTTCTGCTGCTGCAGCAGCTTTTGCTGCTCTTACCAAGGGTATGAgagataaacaaaataataataataataatataagaatGAAAAATACCAAACGTATGGGTAAATTGAAAAGATCAACACGACAAAATGGGAACGTAGAAAAAGATGATGGGTATGGAAGAGGAAAAGGAAAAGGAAAAGgaaatggaaaaataaaagttaaaaaatcttcAGGAGAAATAGAAGGTAAGCTTTAA
- the LOC130676223 gene encoding uncharacterized protein LOC130676223 isoform X2 codes for MSSLMASHDLHLMMIELAVDKLFVPKITVFDSAIIKKSVIMFRILDSNWTLLESQYETSESNDSNNQEQKFHSGKSVVFAISEAVLKYTGTLNLNIDIQVFKENPKYIEMDRYFNVGFVKIETENLFCGIIKELNERKEMKNFFTYYHPREPISKSMKKTYIIDGSSMKLNEPASISIYTRLSYFGKSIITEIEAISDREFHVREETCEGQPYRCREVSHEQSEAGWLGVRSFKPSADQRNLICVCDMSIQSGVKAIAESLSTHEHQQQKQKQKQKHQDNSSIEWKEIPYNIILEGIEKKKFIMENRDDENSSTSSAAAAAFAALTKGMRDKQNNNNNNIRMKNTKRMGKLKRSTRQNGNVEKDDGYGRGKGKGKGNGKIKVKKSSGEIEAK; via the exons atgtctTCGTTAATGGCTTCACACGATTTACATTTGATGATGATCGAGTTGGCAGTTGATAAg ttatTTGTACCAAAAATCACAGTATTTGATTcagcaataataaaaaaatctgtaataATGTTTCGTATACTCGACAGTAATTGGACTCTCCTTGAATCTCAATATGAAACCTCTGAATCGAACGATTCCAATAATCAAGAGCAAAAATTCCATAGTGGTAAATCAGTAGTATTTGCTATTTCCGAAGCCGTTTTGAAATACACAGGTACACTCAATCTCAATATCGATATACAAGTTTTCAAAGAGAATCCAAAATACATAGAAATGGATCGTTATTTCAACGTAGGATTTGTTAAAATAGAAACAGAAAACCTTTTTTGtggaataataaaggaattAAATGAACGCAAagagatgaaaaattttttcacatattATCATCCACGGGAGCCCATTTCCAA ATCTATGAAGAAAACTTATATTATTGATGGAAGCAGTATGAAATTAAATGAACCAGCATCAATAAGCATTTACACCCGTTTAAGTTACTTCGGTAAATCAATAATCACTGAAATAGAAGCTATTTCAGATAGGGAATTCCATGTACGGGAGGAAACATGTGAGGGTCAGCCTTATCGATGCCGCGAAGTGAGCCATGAACAATCGGAAGCTGGTTGGTTGGGTGTTAGAAGCTTTAAACCATCAGCAGACCAACGGAATCTGATATGCGTTTGCGATATGAGCATCCAATCGGGCGTCAAAGCTATCGCTGAGTCTCTGAGTACACACGAGCATCAACAGCAAAAGCAAAAGCAAAAGCAGAAGCACCAGGATAATAGTAGTATAGAGTGGAAGGAAATACCTTACAACATAATACTTGagggaatagaaaaaaaaaaatttataatggaaAATCGCGATGACGAAAATTCTTCTACTTCTTCTGCTGCTGCAGCAGCTTTTGCTGCTCTTACCAAGGGTATGAgagataaacaaaataataataataataatataagaatGAAAAATACCAAACGTATGGGTAAATTGAAAAGATCAACACGACAAAATGGGAACGTAGAAAAAGATGATGGGTATGGAAGAGGAAAAGGAAAAGGAAAAGgaaatggaaaaataaaagttaaaaaatcttcAGGAGAAATAGAAG CCAAGTGA